A window of Ananas comosus cultivar F153 linkage group 4, ASM154086v1, whole genome shotgun sequence contains these coding sequences:
- the LOC109708548 gene encoding E3 ubiquitin-protein ligase XB3-like, with translation MGQSLACSRSSDEHEFFSAVQSGDLESIECVLCADPSLLRRATIYDRLSAAHIAAANGRLEVLSMVLDRSVPPDVVNRHKQTPLMLSAMHGKIECAKKLLEAGANILMFDSLNGRTCLHHAAYYGHSDCLQAVLSAARSTPVADSWGFARFVNVRDDNGATPLHLAARQGRSDCVHILLDNGAIVSSSTGAYGFPGSTPLHLAARGGSLDCVRALLAWGADRLQRDAAGRIPYAVALKRRHGACAALLNPSSAEPMVWPSPLKFISELNPDAKALLEAALMEANREREKKILKGTRYSVPSPSRSDDGVDDDISEASDAELCSICFDQHCTIEVQDCGHQMCAACTLALCCHNKPNPTTLCLPSPACPFCRRSISRLVVAKAEKPRDDGERANSPKRRSRRSRNVSCEGSSSFKGLSSAMGSFKMGRGSGRISDNSAILDKP, from the exons ATGGGTCAGAGCTTGGCGTGTAGCCGCTCCAGCGACGAGCACGAATTTTTCAGCGCGGTCCAAAGCGGGGACCTCGAATCCATAGAGTGCGTGCTGTGTGCGGACCCCTCCTTGCTCCGCCGCGCCACCATCTACGACCGCCTCTCCGCCGCGCACATCGCCGCCGCAAATGGGCGCCTCGAG GTTCTTTCGATGGTTTTGGATCGCTCTGTTCCTCCTGATGTCGTAAATCGCCACAAACAG aCTCCGCTGATGCTCTCCGCGATGCACGGGAAAATCGAATGCGCGAAAAAGCTGCTCGAAGCTGGGGCAAAT ATCTTAATGTTTGATTCATTGAACGGGCGAACTTGTTTGCATCACGCGGCGTACTACGGCCATTCGGATTGCTTGCAAGCTGTTCTATCCGCAGCCCGATCCACCCCCGTTGCCGATTCTTG GGGATTCGCGCGGTTTGTAAATGTTCGAGATGACAACGGGGCAACGCCGCTGCATCTCGCTGCGAGGCAAGGACGGTCCGATTGCGTCCACATTCTATTGGACAATGGGGCTATTGTTTCTTCTTCCACCGGCGCATATGG TTTTCCGGGGAGTACGCCGCTGCATTTGGCCGCCCGCGGGGGATCGTTAGATTGCGTGCGCGCGTTGCTCGCGTGGGGCGCCGATCGGCTTCAAAGAGATGCAGCTGG GAGAATTCCATATGCTGTTGCTCTAAAGCGGCGCCACGGAGCATGCGCTGCTCTGCTGAACCCATCGTCGGCAGAGCCGATGGTTTGGCCTTCTCCTTTGAAGTTCATTAGTGAGCTCAATCCGGACGCAAAGGCTTTGTTAGAGGCCGCTTTAATGGAGGCTAatagggagagggagaagaagataTTGAAGGGGACGAGGTACTCCGTTCCATCCCCTTCGCGTTCGGATGATGGAGTCGACGATGATATCTCCGAG GCGAGCGACGCTGAACTGTGCAGCATCTGCTTCGACCAACACTGCACTATCGAAGTACAAGATTGCGGCCACCAAATGTGCGCGGCGTGCACGTTGGCCTTATGCTGCCACAACAAGCCCAACCCGACAACCCTCTGCTTGCCGAGCCCGGCCTGCCCCTTCTGTCGCCGCAGTATATCTCGGCTCGTCGTGGCCAAGGCCGAAAAGCCGCGCGATGACGGAGAAAGGGCCAACTCCCCGAAGAGGCGGTCGAGGCGGTCCCGCAACGTCAGTTGCGAGGGGAGCAGCAGCTTCAAGGGCCTCTCCTCGGCCATGGGCTCGTTCAAGATGGGCCGCGGATCGGGTCGGATATCTGATAACAGCGCAATATTGGACAAGCCTTGA
- the LOC109709394 gene encoding pectin acetylesterase 5-like has protein sequence MAAHRLRLWWRRRRLSAAAAAAGAFVVISAALVLTLSSWPRDDEAPRSFSSDSADLVDLTLLKNAKEKGALCLDGSPAGYHLQRGFGSGSNSWLLHLEGGGWCRSLQSCALRKLTALGSSNYMERQIAFHGILSNIQSQNPDFYNWNKVKIRYCDGASFSGDVENELQNGTTLFFRGQRIWEAIMDELLGEGLAEAKQAFLTGCSAGGLATYIHCDDFRALLPKKVTVKCLADGGFFLDVNDIIGKRSMRSFYNDVVHLQEVGKRFPNCISMMEPAQCFFPHKIIKNMKTPTFILNPAYDAWQIQHVLAPNASEPQDSWLSCKLDINKCNSSQIEILQGFRADLLDALSEVKKKKEWGMFIDSCFVHCQTLNNITWHSPSSPRVNDKTIAEAVGDWYFERRVVKEIDCPFPCNPTCYNLVFAQPYKL, from the exons ATGGCCGCCCACCGACTTCGCCtctggtggcggcggcgccgcctctccgccgccgccgccgccgccggagccttCGTGGTCATCTCCGCCGCTCTCGTCCTCACCCTCAGCTCGTGGCCTCGGGACGATGAGGCGCCGCGGAGCTTCTCCTCGGACTCCGCCGATCTCGTCGATCTCACCCTCCTAAAGAACGCGAAAGAGAAGGGCGCGT TGTGCTTAGATGGGAGCCCGGCGGGGTACCATCTCCAGAGGGGATTTGGATCGGGCTCCAATAGTTGGCTCCTCCATTTAGAG GGTGGAGGCTGGTGCCGTAGCTTGCAATCATGTGCTTTGCGTAAACTGACAGCATTAGGTTCATCAAACTACATGGAACGGCAGATTGCCTTTCATGGCATTTTAAGCAACATCCAATCTCAAAATCCTG ATTTCTATAACTGGAACAAAGTAAAGATACGGTATTGTGATGGCGCATCTTTCTCTGGTGATGTTGAAAATGAACTGCAG AATgggacaactttgttcttcAGAGGCCAGCGTATTTGGGAAGCTATTATGGATGAGCTTTTAGGTGAAGGACTTGCAGAAGCTAAACAG GCCTTTCTTACAGGATGCTCAGCTGGTGGCCTAGCTACTTACATTCACTGTGACGATTTTCGTGCACTTCTACCAAAGAAGGTTACTGTTAAATGTCTTGCAGATGGTGGCTTTTTCCTTGATGT GAATGACATTATTGGGAAAAGGAGCATGCGATCTTTCTACAATGATGTTGTCCATCTTCAG GAAGTGGGAAAACGATTTCCAAATTGcatttcaatgatggagccagCCCAG TGTTTTTTTCCTCACAAGATTATCAAGAACATGAAGACTCCAACTTTTATTCTCAATCCAGCTTATGATGCTTGGCAG ATACAGCACGTCTTGGCTCCAAATGCATCTGAGCCTCAAGACTCATGGTTAAGTTGCAAGCTGGATATTAACAAATGTAATTCCAGCCAGATTGAAATTCTCCAAg GTTTTAGGGCAGATTTGCTCGATGCCTTGAGTGAagtgaagaagaaaaaggagtgGGGCATGTTCATAGATTCTTGTTTTGTACACTGTCAAACATTGAATAATATCACATGGCACTCGCCATCTTCTCCCAGAGTTAACGATAAG ACAATTGCGGAGGCAGTCGGAGATTGGTATTTCGAACGCAGAGTAGTAAAAGAAATAGACTGTCCATTTCCGTGCAATCCGACATGTTATAATCTGGTGTTCGCTCAGCCCTACAAGTTATAA
- the LOC109709393 gene encoding pectin acetylesterase 5-like isoform X4: protein MAVHRLRLWWRRRRPYAAAGAAGAFVVVSAALVLTLSSWLREDEAPRSFSSDSADLVDLTLLKNAKEKGALCLDGSPAGYHLQRGFGSGSNSWLLHLEGGGWCRSLQSCALRKLTALGSSNYMERQIAFHGILSNIQSQNPDFYNWNKVKIRYCDGASFSGDVENELQNGTTLFFRGQRIWEAIMDELLGEGLAEAKQAFLTGCSSGGLATYVHCDNFRALLPKDVTVKCLADGGFFLDVNDIIGKRSMRSLYDDVVHLQEVGKRFPNCISVMEPAQCFFPQEIVKNMKTPTFILNSAYDAWQIQHVLAPNASDPQDSWLSCKLDINKCNSSQIEILQGFRADLLDALSEVKKKRAWGMFIDSCFVHCQTLTNNTWHSPSSPRLNNKTIAEAVGDWYFDRRVVNEIDCPFPCNPTCHNLVFVSPTIYKAGLSSSVI from the exons ATGGCCGTCCACCGACTCCGCCtctggtggcggcggcgccgcccctaCGCCGCTGCCGGAGCTGCCGGAGCCTTCGTCGTCGTCTCCGCTGCTCTCGTCCTCACCCTCAGCTCGTGGCTTCGGGAGGATGAGGCGCCGCGGAGCTTCTCCTCGGACTCCGCCGATCTCGTCGATCTCACCCTCCTAAAGAACGCGAAAGAGAAGGGCGCGT TGTGCTTAGATGGGAGCCCGGCGGGGTACCATCTCCAGAGGGGATTTGGATCGGGCTCCAATAGTTGGCTCCTCCATTTAGAG GGTGGAGGCTGGTGCCGTAGCTTGCAATCATGTGCTTTGCGTAAACTGACAGCATTAGGTTCATCAAACTACATGGAACGGCAGATTGCCTTTCATGGCATTTTAAGCAACATCCAATCTCAAAATCCTG ATTTCTATAACTGGAACAAAGTAAAGATACGGTATTGTGATGGCGCATCTTTCTCTGGTGATGTTGAAAATGAACTGCAG AATgggacaactttgttcttcAGAGGCCAGCGTATTTGGGAAGCTATTATGGATGAGCTTTTAGGTGAAGGACTTGCAGAAGCTAAACAG GCCTTTCTCACTGGATGCTCATCTGGCGGCCTAGCTACTTACGTTCACTGTGACAATTTTCGTGCACTTCTACCAAAAGATGTTACTGTTAAATGTCTCGCAGATGGTGGCTTTTTCCTTGATGT GAATGACATTATTGGGAAAAGGAGCATGCGATCTCTCTACGATGATGTTGTCCATCTTCAG GAAGTGGGAAAACGATTTCCAAATTGCATTTCAGTGATGGAGCCAGCCCAG TGTTTTTTCCCTCAAGAGATTGTCAAGAACATGAAGACTCCAACTTTTATTCTCAATTCAGCTTACGATGCTTGGCAG ATACAGCACGTCTTGGCTCCAAATGCATCTGACCCTCAAGACTCATGGCTAAGTTGCAAGCTGGATATTAACAAATGTAATTCCAGCCAGATTGAAATTCTCCAAg GTTTTAGGGCAGATTTGCTTGATGCCTTGAGTGAAGTGAAGAAGAAAAGGGCGTGGGGCATGTTCATAGATTCTTGTTTTGTACACTGTCAAACATTGACTAATAACACCTGGCACTCGCCATCTTCTCCCAGACTCAACAATAAG aCAATTGCAGAGGCAGTCGGAGATTGGTATTTCGATCGCAGAGTAGTAAACGAAATAGATTGTCCATTTCCGTGCAATCCGACATGTCATAATCTGGTGTTTGTCAGCCCTACAATTTATAAGGCTGGTCTCTCAAGCTCAGTGATTTGA
- the LOC109709393 gene encoding pectin acetylesterase 5-like isoform X3, with the protein MAVHRLRLWWRRRRPYAAAGAAGAFVVVSAALVLTLSSWLREDEAPRSFSSDSADLVDLTLLKNAKEKGALCLDGSPAGYHLQRGFGSGSNSWLLHLEGGGWCRSLQSCALRKLTALGSSNYMERQIAFHGILSNIQSQNPDFYNWNKVKIRYCDGASFSGDVENELQNGTTLFFRGQRIWEAIMDELLGEGLAEAKQAFLTGCSSGGLATYVHCDNFRALLPKDVTVKCLADGGFFLDVNDIIGKRSMRSLYDDVVHLQEVGKRFPNCISVMEPAQCFFPQEIVKNMKTPTFILNSAYDAWQIQHVLAPNASDPQDSWLSCKLDINKCNSSQIEILQGFREDLLDALSEVKKKREWGMFIDSCFVHCQTSTNITWHSPSSPRLNDKTIAEAVGDWYFDRRVVNEIDCPFPCNPTCHNLVFVSPTIYKAGLSSSVI; encoded by the exons ATGGCCGTCCACCGACTCCGCCtctggtggcggcggcgccgcccctaCGCCGCTGCCGGAGCTGCCGGAGCCTTCGTCGTCGTCTCCGCTGCTCTCGTCCTCACCCTCAGCTCGTGGCTTCGGGAGGATGAGGCGCCGCGGAGCTTCTCCTCGGACTCCGCCGATCTCGTCGATCTCACCCTCCTAAAGAACGCGAAAGAGAAGGGCGCGT TGTGCTTAGATGGGAGCCCGGCGGGGTACCATCTCCAGAGGGGATTTGGATCGGGCTCCAATAGTTGGCTCCTCCATTTAGAG GGTGGAGGCTGGTGCCGTAGCTTGCAATCATGTGCTTTGCGTAAACTGACAGCATTAGGTTCATCAAACTACATGGAACGGCAGATTGCCTTTCATGGCATTTTAAGCAACATCCAATCTCAAAATCCTG ATTTCTATAACTGGAACAAAGTAAAGATACGGTATTGTGATGGCGCATCTTTCTCTGGTGATGTTGAAAATGAACTGCAG AATgggacaactttgttcttcAGAGGCCAGCGTATTTGGGAAGCTATTATGGATGAGCTTTTAGGTGAAGGACTTGCAGAAGCTAAACAG GCCTTTCTCACTGGATGCTCATCTGGCGGCCTAGCTACTTACGTTCACTGTGACAATTTTCGTGCACTTCTACCAAAAGATGTTACTGTTAAATGTCTCGCAGATGGTGGCTTTTTCCTTGATGT GAATGACATTATTGGGAAAAGGAGCATGCGATCTCTCTACGATGATGTTGTCCATCTTCAG GAAGTGGGAAAACGATTTCCAAATTGCATTTCAGTGATGGAGCCAGCCCAG TGTTTTTTCCCTCAAGAGATTGTCAAGAACATGAAGACTCCAACTTTTATTCTCAATTCAGCTTACGATGCTTGGCAG ATACAGCACGTCTTGGCTCCAAATGCATCTGACCCTCAAGACTCATGGCTAAGTTGCAAGCTGGATATTAACAAATGTAATTCCAGCCAGATTGAAATTCTCCAAg GTTTTAGGGAAGATTTGCTCGATGCCTTGAGTGAagtgaagaagaaaagggagtgGGGCATGTTCATAGATTCTTGTTTTGTACACTGTCAAACATCGACTAATATCACATGGCACTCGCCATCTTCTCCCAGACTCAACGATAAG aCAATTGCAGAGGCAGTCGGAGATTGGTATTTCGATCGCAGAGTAGTAAACGAAATAGATTGTCCATTTCCGTGCAATCCGACATGTCATAATCTGGTGTTTGTCAGCCCTACAATTTATAAGGCTGGTCTCTCAAGCTCAGTGATTTGA
- the LOC109709393 gene encoding pectin acetylesterase 5-like isoform X1, translating to MAVHRLRLWWRRRRPYAAAGAAGAFVVVSAALVLTLSSWLREDEAPRSFSSDSADLVDLTLLKNAKEKGALCLDGSPAGYHLQRGFGSGSNSWLLHLEGGGWCRSLQSCALRKLTALGSSNYMERQIAFHGILSNIQSQNPDFYNWNKVKIRYCDGASFSGDVENELQNGTTLFFRGQRIWEAIMDELLGEGLAEAKQAFLTGCSSGGLATYVHCDNFRALLPKDVTVKCLADGGFFLDVNDIIGKRSMRSLYDDVVHLQEVGKRFPNCISVMEPAQCFFPQEIVKNMKTPTFILNSAYDAWQIQHVLAPNASDPQDSWLSCKLDINKCNSSQIEILQGFREDLLDALSEVKKKREWGMFIDSCFVHCQTSTNITWHSPSSPRLNDKTIAEAVGDWYFERRVVKEIDCPFPCNPTCHNLVFVSPTIYKTGLSSSVIRFIR from the exons ATGGCCGTCCACCGACTCCGCCtctggtggcggcggcgccgcccctaCGCCGCTGCCGGAGCTGCCGGAGCCTTCGTCGTCGTCTCCGCTGCTCTCGTCCTCACCCTCAGCTCGTGGCTTCGGGAGGATGAGGCGCCGCGGAGCTTCTCCTCGGACTCCGCCGATCTCGTCGATCTCACCCTCCTAAAGAACGCGAAAGAGAAGGGCGCGT TGTGCTTAGATGGGAGCCCGGCGGGGTACCATCTCCAGAGGGGATTTGGATCGGGCTCCAATAGTTGGCTCCTCCATTTAGAG GGTGGAGGCTGGTGCCGTAGCTTGCAATCATGTGCTTTGCGTAAACTGACAGCATTAGGTTCATCAAACTACATGGAACGGCAGATTGCCTTTCATGGCATTTTAAGCAACATCCAATCTCAAAATCCTG ATTTCTATAACTGGAACAAAGTAAAGATACGGTATTGTGATGGCGCATCTTTCTCTGGTGATGTTGAAAATGAACTGCAG AATgggacaactttgttcttcAGAGGCCAGCGTATTTGGGAAGCTATTATGGATGAGCTTTTAGGTGAAGGACTTGCAGAAGCTAAACAG GCCTTTCTCACTGGATGCTCATCTGGCGGCCTAGCTACTTACGTTCACTGTGACAATTTTCGTGCACTTCTACCAAAAGATGTTACTGTTAAATGTCTCGCAGATGGTGGCTTTTTCCTTGATGT GAATGACATTATTGGGAAAAGGAGCATGCGATCTCTCTACGATGATGTTGTCCATCTTCAG GAAGTGGGAAAACGATTTCCAAATTGCATTTCAGTGATGGAGCCAGCCCAG TGTTTTTTCCCTCAAGAGATTGTCAAGAACATGAAGACTCCAACTTTTATTCTCAATTCAGCTTACGATGCTTGGCAG ATACAGCACGTCTTGGCTCCAAATGCATCTGACCCTCAAGACTCATGGCTAAGTTGCAAGCTGGATATTAACAAATGTAATTCCAGCCAGATTGAAATTCTCCAAg GTTTTAGGGAAGATTTGCTCGATGCCTTGAGTGAagtgaagaagaaaagggagtgGGGCATGTTCATAGATTCTTGTTTTGTACACTGTCAAACATCGACTAATATCACATGGCACTCGCCATCTTCTCCCAGACTCAACGATAAG ACAATTGCGGAGGCAGTCGGAGATTGGTATTTCGAACGCAGAGTAGTAAAAGAAATAGACTGTCCATTTCCGTGCAATCCGACATGTCATAATCTGGTGTTTGTCAGCCCTACAATTTATAAGACTGGTCTCTCAAGCTCAGTGATTAGATTTATTCGGTGA
- the LOC109709393 gene encoding pectin acetylesterase 5-like isoform X2, whose translation MAVHGLRLWWRRRRPCAAAGPAGAFVVVSAALVLTLSSWPREDEAPRSFSSDSADLVDLTLLKNAKEKGALCLDGSPAGYHLQRGFGSGSDSWLLHLEGGGWCRSLQSCALRKLTALGSSNYMERQIAFHGILSNIQSQNPDFYNWNKVKIRYCDGASFSGDVENELQNGTTLFFRGQRIWEAIMDELLGEGLAEAKQAFLTGCSSGGLATYVHCDNFRALLPKDVTVKCLADGGFFLDVNDIIGKRSMRSLYDDVVHLQEVGKRFPNCISVMEPAQCFFPQEIVKNMKTPTFILNSAYDAWQIQHVLAPNASDPQDSWLSCKLDINKCNSSQIEILQGFREDLLDALSEVKKKREWGMFIDSCFVHCQTSTNITWHSPSSPRLNDKTIAEAVGDWYFERRVVKEIDCPFPCNPTCHNLVFVSPTIYKTGLSSSVIRFIR comes from the exons ATGGCCGTCCACGGACTCCGCCtctggtggcggcggcgccgcccctgCGCCGCTGCCGGACCAGCCGGAGCCTTCGTCGTCGTCTCCGCCGCTCTCGTCCTCACCCTCAGCTCGTGGCCTCGGGAGGATGAGGCGCCACGGAGCTTCTCCtctgactccgccgatctcgTCGATCTCACCCTCCTAAAGAACGCGAAAGAGAAGGGCGCGT TGTGCTTAGATGGGAGCCCGGCGGGGTACCATCTCCAGAGGGGATTTGGATCGGGCTCCGATAGTTGGCTCCTCCATTTAGAG GGTGGAGGCTGGTGCCGTAGCTTGCAATCATGTGCTTTGCGTAAACTGACAGCATTAGGTTCATCAAACTACATGGAACGGCAGATTGCCTTTCATGGCATTTTAAGCAACATCCAATCTCAAAATCCTG ATTTCTATAACTGGAACAAAGTAAAGATACGGTATTGTGATGGCGCATCTTTCTCTGGTGATGTTGAAAATGAACTGCAG AATgggacaactttgttcttcAGAGGCCAGCGTATTTGGGAAGCTATTATGGATGAGCTTTTAGGTGAAGGACTTGCAGAAGCTAAACAG GCCTTTCTCACTGGATGCTCATCTGGCGGCCTAGCTACTTACGTTCACTGTGACAATTTTCGTGCACTTCTACCAAAAGATGTTACTGTTAAATGTCTCGCAGATGGTGGCTTTTTCCTTGATGT GAATGACATTATTGGGAAAAGGAGCATGCGATCTCTCTACGATGATGTTGTCCATCTTCAG GAAGTGGGAAAACGATTTCCAAATTGCATTTCAGTGATGGAGCCAGCCCAG TGTTTTTTCCCTCAAGAGATTGTCAAGAACATGAAGACTCCAACTTTTATTCTCAATTCAGCTTACGATGCTTGGCAG ATACAGCACGTCTTGGCTCCAAATGCATCTGACCCTCAAGACTCATGGCTAAGTTGCAAGCTGGATATTAACAAATGTAATTCCAGCCAGATTGAAATTCTCCAAg GTTTTAGGGAAGATTTGCTCGATGCCTTGAGTGAagtgaagaagaaaagggagtgGGGCATGTTCATAGATTCTTGTTTTGTACACTGTCAAACATCGACTAATATCACATGGCACTCGCCATCTTCTCCCAGACTCAACGATAAG ACAATTGCGGAGGCAGTCGGAGATTGGTATTTCGAACGCAGAGTAGTAAAAGAAATAGACTGTCCATTTCCGTGCAATCCGACATGTCATAATCTGGTGTTTGTCAGCCCTACAATTTATAAGACTGGTCTCTCAAGCTCAGTGATTAGATTTATTCGGTGA